From Candidatus Eisenbacteria bacterium, a single genomic window includes:
- a CDS encoding replication-associated recombination protein A, with product MSGDLFGSSPGPPARAPGSAASEPTAGAPLADRMRPRTFEELIGQEHLLEPGSPLALMRAGTLLPSIILWGPPGTGKTTIARLIALTAQAPFVGYSAVLAGVKEIKETMARAALERKRTGRPTVLFLDEIHRFNRAQQDAFLSHVEAGDIVLIGATTENPSFEVNAALLSRARVLVLKQLEPEHMRVVVERALADVGRGFAGKVAIAEDALALLAQAADGDARRALNTLEIAVATATERARQGHPATAAAIALEDVRQALQRRHLRYDRAGEEHFNLISALHKSLRDSDPHAGLYWLARMLAAGEDPLYVARRLVRFASEDVGNADPQALPLAVAAFQAYHQLGTPEGELALAQCCVYLATAPKSNAIYKGFGRAIAEIEASGSLPPPKVILNAPTRLMKDLGYGANYRYAHDEAGAIADQQHLPDELEGRRFYEPTERGYEAEVSKRMREWDAALRKPPA from the coding sequence ATGAGCGGCGACCTGTTCGGCTCGTCACCCGGCCCGCCCGCGCGCGCGCCGGGCAGCGCCGCGTCCGAACCGACTGCCGGTGCGCCGCTCGCGGACCGCATGCGGCCGCGCACGTTCGAGGAGTTGATCGGTCAGGAGCACCTGCTCGAGCCGGGTTCGCCGCTCGCCTTGATGCGCGCGGGAACGCTGCTTCCGTCGATCATCCTGTGGGGGCCGCCCGGCACCGGCAAGACCACGATCGCGCGGCTGATCGCGCTCACCGCTCAGGCGCCGTTCGTCGGCTACAGCGCGGTGCTCGCGGGCGTGAAAGAGATCAAGGAGACCATGGCGCGCGCCGCGCTCGAGCGGAAGCGAACCGGGCGACCGACCGTGCTGTTCCTCGACGAGATCCATCGCTTCAATCGTGCGCAGCAGGACGCGTTCCTCTCCCACGTCGAAGCCGGCGACATCGTGCTGATCGGCGCCACCACCGAGAATCCGTCCTTCGAGGTCAATGCCGCACTGCTGTCGCGCGCCCGCGTTCTGGTGCTGAAGCAGCTCGAGCCCGAACACATGCGCGTGGTGGTCGAGCGAGCACTTGCCGATGTCGGGCGAGGCTTCGCCGGCAAGGTGGCGATCGCCGAGGACGCACTCGCATTGCTCGCGCAGGCGGCGGACGGCGACGCCCGTCGTGCTCTCAACACGCTCGAGATCGCGGTCGCGACCGCGACCGAGCGCGCGCGGCAGGGCCACCCCGCGACCGCCGCGGCGATTGCGCTCGAAGACGTGCGGCAGGCGCTGCAGCGCCGGCACCTGCGCTACGACCGCGCGGGCGAGGAACACTTCAACCTCATCTCGGCGCTGCACAAGTCGCTGCGCGACTCGGACCCGCACGCCGGGCTCTACTGGCTCGCGCGCATGCTGGCCGCGGGTGAGGACCCGCTCTACGTGGCGCGACGGCTGGTGCGATTCGCGAGCGAGGACGTCGGCAACGCGGACCCGCAGGCGTTGCCGCTCGCGGTCGCGGCGTTTCAGGCGTATCACCAGCTCGGCACGCCCGAGGGCGAACTCGCGCTCGCGCAGTGCTGCGTGTATCTCGCCACCGCGCCCAAGAGCAACGCGATCTACAAGGGGTTCGGACGCGCGATCGCGGAAATCGAGGCGAGCGGCAGCCTGCCGCCTCCCAAGGTGATCCTCAACGCTCCGACCCGGCTGATGAAGGACCTCGGCTACGGTGCCAATTATCGCTACGCGCATGATGAAGCCGGAGCGATCGCGGATCAGCAGCACCTGCCGGACGAACTCGAGGGCCGGCGCTTCTACGAGCCGACCGAGCGTGGCTACGAAGCCGAGGTCTCGAAGCGCATGCGCGAGTGGGACGCGGCACTGCGCAAGCCGCCCGCCTGA
- a CDS encoding energy-coupling factor ABC transporter ATP-binding protein yields the protein MNPVSSPADRDPIVRVSCVRHTYPDRTLVHLCGLDFVVERGQRVVILGPNGCGKSTLLYHILGLLEPQEGEVSVFGVNPARHFNRIRERVGVLLQSVDEQIIAPTVWDDVSFSPRNYGYRDDEVSRMVEEALERVGIAHLRHRVCHYLSGGEKRKVALAGALVLKPELLVLDEPFEGLDPASRADLVALLNQLHRDHGVSLVTATHDVNVVNAMADVVYVLVGGGEIVAHGSPGEVFRDPALLRNSNLEPPVLAELFERLEKHGLALGRPLSLDDAARALLEWGSRTARISHGLAAPTASGRADQSSLPLGESGPRPDAIRERE from the coding sequence ATGAATCCGGTTTCGTCGCCCGCCGATCGCGACCCGATCGTGCGCGTCTCATGCGTTCGTCACACTTACCCGGATCGCACCCTCGTGCACTTGTGCGGGCTCGACTTCGTGGTCGAGCGCGGGCAGCGGGTCGTGATCCTGGGCCCGAACGGCTGCGGCAAGAGCACGCTTCTCTACCACATCCTCGGACTGCTCGAGCCGCAGGAGGGCGAGGTCAGCGTGTTCGGCGTCAACCCCGCCCGCCACTTCAATCGCATTCGTGAACGGGTCGGCGTGCTGCTGCAAAGCGTGGACGAGCAGATCATCGCCCCGACGGTGTGGGACGACGTCTCGTTCTCGCCCCGCAACTACGGCTATCGCGATGACGAAGTGTCGCGCATGGTCGAGGAGGCTCTCGAACGGGTCGGCATCGCGCATCTGAGACACCGCGTCTGCCACTACCTGTCGGGTGGCGAGAAGCGCAAGGTCGCACTGGCGGGCGCGCTGGTGCTCAAGCCGGAACTGCTGGTGCTGGACGAACCGTTCGAGGGGCTGGATCCCGCCTCGCGCGCCGATCTCGTGGCACTGCTCAACCAATTGCACCGCGACCATGGCGTCTCGCTCGTCACCGCCACTCACGACGTGAACGTGGTGAACGCGATGGCCGACGTGGTGTACGTGCTGGTGGGCGGCGGCGAGATCGTGGCCCACGGCAGTCCGGGCGAAGTGTTCCGCGACCCCGCGCTGTTGCGCAACAGCAACCTCGAGCCGCCGGTGCTGGCCGAGCTGTTCGAGCGCCTCGAAAAGCACGGTCTGGCGCTGGGGCGACCGCTGTCGCTCGACGATGCAGCTCGCGCGCTGCTCGAGTGGGGTTCTCGCACCGCACGGATCTCACACGGCCTGGCAGCGCCGACCGCTTCGGGCCGCGCCGATCAGTCGTCGCTTCCGCTCGGAGAATCGGGACCCCGACCCGATGCGATCCGCGAGCGGGAGTAA